From a single Paenibacillus sp. FSL R5-0345 genomic region:
- a CDS encoding PadR family transcriptional regulator, with amino-acid sequence MDIEVLILAQLMKGSKHGYEIKKNIIFVMGNDKIVNNNSLYPKLKLFEKRGWVIKKTEMQENRPKRYVYSITAEGEERFHICLNEFTLETIRIDNEWSIRLAYYELLDQEARRRLLDYRETYMKEKLEHLQQLSLVLGNGEDLVYSEELYFYTRSMVLHELELIHMLSHKLDSWDKH; translated from the coding sequence ATGGATATTGAAGTCTTGATTCTGGCTCAATTAATGAAAGGGTCAAAGCATGGTTATGAGATTAAAAAAAATATTATTTTCGTAATGGGTAACGATAAAATCGTTAATAATAATTCGCTGTATCCGAAGCTGAAATTGTTTGAAAAGCGAGGTTGGGTAATTAAAAAAACGGAAATGCAGGAAAACCGGCCTAAACGGTATGTATATTCGATCACAGCCGAGGGTGAGGAGCGGTTTCATATCTGCTTGAACGAATTTACGCTGGAGACTATCCGTATTGATAATGAATGGTCTATTCGTCTTGCTTATTATGAGCTACTGGATCAGGAGGCCCGCCGAAGATTACTTGATTACAGAGAGACTTACATGAAAGAGAAGCTGGAACATTTACAACAGCTATCCCTAGTGCTTGGGAACGGTGAAGATTTGGTTTACTCTGAAGAGCTATATTTTTATACCCGTAGTATGGTATTACATGAGCTAGAGTTAATTCATATGCTTTCTCATAAACTGGACTCCTGGGATAAGCATTGA
- the baiCD gene encoding bile acid Fe-S flavoenzyme BaiCD: MEFAHLFSKGTIGNMELKNRVILPAMGTKMNAPGGYVSERLIDYHVARAKGGNGLNTVEVTTIHPTAASDDAPAIYDDKFIPGMTLLAQAIRDAGGKSCLQLWHGGKVTPNLIQVSSSPVPFEGVSHIPRELELHEVSEMVQAYAEAASRAKKAGFDSVEFHAGHGYLPQQFLSPAMNFRQDEYGGSWENRCRFPLACIRAIREAVGPGFPILMRISAIEDLPGGLTLEDMKLFSKLAEEAGIDAINVSRGVPAGTAIKYEVPPIDLPVGFNVDNAAQIKSVVSIPVIAVGRINDPAIADRIIAEGLADFVAIGRAQLADPEFCNKALAGRADTIVKCVGCDQGCFDGFVNPKVPFISCVFNPATGRESEYELQRAGTPKKVLIAGGGPAGLEAAVTLKRRGHSPILCEKNDILGGQLYIAGAAPRKEEMAAAALNMGEAAKREGVEIRMNTEVTPALIQEISPDEVILAIGSAPVIPPVEGVLSGHVVNSHDVLWGTAHPEGRVVIIGGGLVGLEVAELLVERGNQITVVEMQADVANDLGILRKICVMESLYGHGVTLMTNSKCMAIHKDSVLVEKDGELHSLPADYVVIAVGSRALNKQTLQDFLEESAIPYHVIGDAVQARRALNAIWEGAELARRI; encoded by the coding sequence ATGGAATTCGCACACTTGTTCAGCAAAGGTACGATCGGAAATATGGAGCTCAAGAACCGGGTCATTTTACCTGCCATGGGAACAAAAATGAACGCTCCGGGTGGTTATGTCAGCGAGCGCTTGATTGATTACCATGTTGCACGCGCAAAAGGCGGTAACGGCTTAAATACAGTTGAAGTAACAACCATTCACCCAACGGCTGCTTCTGATGATGCTCCAGCCATTTATGATGATAAATTCATTCCTGGCATGACCCTATTAGCTCAAGCTATTCGTGATGCAGGCGGCAAAAGCTGTCTTCAGTTATGGCATGGAGGGAAAGTAACTCCTAACCTGATTCAAGTCTCCTCCTCTCCTGTTCCTTTCGAGGGTGTCAGTCATATTCCCCGAGAGCTGGAGCTTCACGAAGTTAGCGAGATGGTTCAAGCTTACGCAGAGGCTGCTTCACGTGCGAAAAAAGCTGGTTTTGACAGTGTGGAATTCCATGCCGGTCATGGTTATTTGCCGCAACAATTTCTAAGCCCAGCTATGAATTTCCGTCAGGATGAGTACGGGGGTTCTTGGGAGAATCGCTGTCGCTTTCCGCTCGCGTGTATCCGTGCCATTCGAGAAGCGGTTGGACCCGGGTTCCCTATCTTGATGAGAATCTCAGCGATCGAGGATCTACCGGGCGGACTAACACTGGAAGATATGAAGCTCTTCTCGAAGCTGGCTGAGGAAGCTGGTATTGATGCGATTAATGTATCGCGTGGCGTTCCAGCAGGCACAGCTATTAAATATGAAGTACCTCCAATTGATCTACCCGTAGGCTTCAATGTAGATAATGCCGCACAAATTAAATCCGTGGTTAGCATCCCAGTTATCGCCGTAGGACGTATTAATGATCCAGCGATTGCGGATCGGATTATTGCCGAAGGACTGGCTGATTTCGTAGCCATAGGCCGCGCTCAATTGGCAGATCCTGAATTCTGTAATAAAGCATTAGCTGGACGTGCGGACACGATTGTTAAATGTGTGGGCTGTGATCAAGGCTGCTTCGATGGATTCGTGAATCCGAAAGTGCCTTTCATCAGCTGTGTATTTAATCCTGCAACCGGACGGGAAAGTGAATATGAATTGCAACGGGCGGGCACGCCTAAGAAAGTGCTTATTGCTGGTGGTGGACCAGCCGGATTAGAAGCAGCAGTCACCTTGAAACGGCGTGGGCATTCTCCGATATTATGCGAAAAGAATGACATTCTTGGCGGACAGCTTTATATCGCCGGAGCCGCACCGCGTAAAGAAGAAATGGCCGCCGCCGCTCTAAATATGGGAGAAGCCGCTAAACGTGAAGGTGTGGAAATTCGAATGAATACAGAGGTTACTCCAGCACTTATCCAAGAAATTAGTCCGGATGAAGTCATTCTTGCAATCGGCTCCGCCCCTGTTATTCCTCCAGTAGAAGGCGTTCTGAGTGGTCATGTTGTGAATTCACATGATGTATTATGGGGAACAGCCCATCCTGAAGGTCGAGTCGTTATTATTGGAGGGGGATTAGTCGGTCTTGAGGTCGCTGAGCTGCTGGTTGAACGTGGAAATCAAATCACTGTTGTTGAAATGCAAGCCGATGTAGCAAATGATCTGGGAATCCTTCGTAAAATCTGTGTAATGGAAAGTCTCTATGGCCATGGCGTTACATTAATGACTAACAGTAAGTGTATGGCGATCCACAAGGATAGTGTACTGGTTGAAAAAGATGGGGAGCTTCATAGCTTGCCAGCCGATTATGTAGTAATTGCAGTAGGTTCACGTGCCCTCAACAAGCAAACCCTTCAGGACTTCTTGGAGGAAAGTGCCATTCCTTATCATGTAATTGGTGACGCTGTGCAAGCTCGCAGAGCGCTTAATGCGATTTGGGAGGGTGCAGAATTAGCTAGACGAATCTAG
- a CDS encoding winged helix DNA-binding domain-containing protein yields the protein MTNNRIANSRLYNQIISGSLHHTPEQVVKKMGAMQAQDYMQAVWAIGLRSPASKLADVERAIVERKIILTWTLRGTLHFVPAEDVKWMLQLSAPRLASQTKRRMVELGLDDQTLEICREIIVDALKGGKQMDRSVLLQLIEEEGIHTGNQRGYHMLWNCAYQGLICFGPMNGKQQTIVLLEEWVPDCRELSYEGALQELALRYFTARGLATVQDFAWWAGITLTDARRGLESVNNELQSEDINGGEYWMTSHRPAPADEDSGVYLLPGFDEYILGYKDRSAVLEPETAPLIVPGNNGVFLPMIVVGGQVVGTWKRTIKKKGVEIVIHPFGELWNAKEAVFKAAEKYATFIDLPILNISVYSPLT from the coding sequence GTGACTAATAACCGTATTGCCAATAGCAGGTTGTATAATCAAATAATTTCAGGGTCTTTACATCACACACCAGAGCAGGTTGTGAAAAAAATGGGGGCTATGCAAGCGCAAGATTATATGCAGGCGGTTTGGGCTATCGGATTACGTTCTCCAGCTTCGAAATTAGCAGATGTTGAGCGTGCAATTGTTGAGCGGAAGATTATTCTTACTTGGACGCTGCGGGGTACGCTTCATTTCGTCCCAGCAGAAGATGTGAAGTGGATGCTTCAGCTATCTGCACCGCGTTTAGCATCACAGACAAAGCGGCGAATGGTGGAGCTCGGACTTGATGATCAAACACTTGAGATCTGTAGGGAAATTATTGTCGATGCTTTAAAGGGCGGGAAGCAAATGGATCGTTCGGTCCTACTTCAGCTAATAGAAGAGGAAGGTATCCACACTGGGAATCAACGCGGTTATCATATGCTCTGGAATTGCGCCTATCAAGGGTTAATTTGTTTTGGACCGATGAATGGTAAACAGCAAACGATTGTGTTATTAGAGGAGTGGGTGCCGGATTGCCGAGAGCTATCTTACGAAGGAGCATTGCAAGAACTCGCCTTACGGTATTTTACTGCCCGTGGATTGGCGACCGTTCAAGACTTCGCTTGGTGGGCAGGTATAACTCTTACAGATGCTAGACGTGGGTTAGAATCTGTGAATAATGAACTTCAATCGGAGGATATAAACGGCGGCGAGTATTGGATGACTTCCCATCGACCAGCTCCTGCGGATGAAGATTCTGGAGTCTATTTACTACCGGGTTTTGATGAGTACATCCTTGGATATAAGGACCGGAGCGCTGTACTTGAGCCAGAGACGGCTCCTTTGATTGTCCCTGGAAATAACGGTGTTTTCCTGCCGATGATTGTTGTAGGTGGCCAAGTTGTAGGTACATGGAAACGAACAATTAAGAAAAAAGGGGTTGAGATTGTCATCCATCCTTTTGGAGAGCTTTGGAATGCTAAAGAAGCGGTGTTTAAAGCTGCTGAAAAATATGCTACATTTATTGACCTACCGATACTCAATATAAGTGTGTACTCTCCATTGACATGA